The sequence GACAGACATGACGCAGGTTCTCGTTAGCATTGGCTCCAATAAAAATAATCCGCAGCGTCAAATTGAATTAGCATTCACCAGATTACAAGAGCGTTTCAAAAATGCCATCATGAGTCCCCTTTATCTCACCGAACCGGTTGGGGGTATTCCCCAGGATGCGTTTATCAATGCCGCGATAAAATTGGACACACAACTCAATGCCCATGAATTGCTTCATATCCTCATGGATATAGAGCATCAAGCTCATCGGAATAGAGATACTGACATACCGAACGGTCCCAGAAATCTGGATCTTGATATTATTTTGTTTGGAGATGAAATTTTGTCTGAATCTGATCTGGAGATCCCACATCCACGCTTTAGAGTCAGGCGTTTTGTGCTTGAACCAATGTGTGATATAGCCCCGGAGGTTATCGATCCTGTGAGCAAAAACTCCATCTCCCAACTCCTGGCCGCATGTGCAGATAATAACTGGGTTAAAGATCTTGAAGTGGAACTATTGGCTCAATGAGAAACCTCTACCATATTGCTATTGAAGGGGTCATCGGGGTTGGCAAAACCAGTCTTGCAAAACGCCTCTCAAAACACCTGGATGCCCGGCTGGTCCTGGAAGAGTTTGAGGAAAATCCTTTCCTTTCCAATTTTTACGGTGACCGCCGGCGCTATGCCTTCCAGACCCAGTTATTTTTTCTTTTAAGCCGGTATCGTCAATTCCAGGATCTGAGACAAACTGAGTTATTCTCAAAATTACTCATTACCGATTATATGTTCCAGAAGGATCGCCTCTTTGCCTATCTCAATCTGGATGAGAATGAAATGAGTCTCTACGACAAAATTGCCAGCATGATGGAAGAAACCATCACCCATCCAGACCTGGTTATCTATCTGCAAGCTGATACTGATCGCTTACTATACAATATCCGCAAACGAGGTCGAGATTTCGAATCCAACATTAATAGCGACTACATTGTGGCCTTAAATCAGGTTTATAATGAGTACTTTTTTCGTTATAAGGGGTCTCCACTCCTGATAATCAATGCCACTGATATAGATTTCGTGAACGATGAAGATGACCTGTCAGACCTCCTGGAAACCATCCGCCAACCCATAGAAGGCACCAAATTTTACAACCCCATCAAAAGGTAACCCATGCGATATCTGATCATATTTGCTCTCGCCTATTTTGCATTTAAAACAGTCAGAAATATGTTGAGTAACATAAAGATCGTAAATCGGGACAGCGTGCAAATCAATGATCAGGAGAGTGAATCATCCCCACGACTAAAGGTTGATGAATCTGACATTGAAGATGCTGACTTCAAAGAGGTCGAGTAACTCCCTAATCTCTACAATACATCCCTCTCAAACTGTATTTGTATTTATTGTTGAACATACTTGTCGTCAGGCTCAATTTATCTTATAATTCGGGCCGTGAGTAGTATGAGCAAAAAACAAGTTTTCGATCATTTTCTGGCCATCCCTTCAGATCTTACACAAATTGAAAGAGTTCAGGATTTTGCAAGCAACGTCTTGAGCAGAACCGATTACCCCCCTGAAACTCGGCAGGACATTATTTTAGCGCTCCAAGAGGGTGTTAATAATGCGATTAAACATGGAAATGGAAATGATTCAGATCATGATGTAGCCATCAAGATGACCCTCTATGATTCCCATCTGGAGTTGCGGATTCGTGACAAGGGGATGGGTTTTGACAGAGATTGTCTGGAAGACCCCACGACTCCTGAACAACGCATGCGCTGTAATGGACGTGGCCTGCTCTTTATGGAAAACTACATGGATGAGATTTGTTTTGTGCGCACTACGGGTTATCACGAACTCAAGATGATTCGCTATCGATGAAAGTTTCCTGGAAACTTCTTTCACTCCTTTCACTAAGTTTTGGTCTTCTCTGGGCTCAGCCTGGTGAATCCCCGCGTTATAAAACCATGGGATTTGATATGGAGATTCTCAGCTATGGTGGTAGTCTTGGTGGATTCTATAGCTACCATACCAGTGAAGCCTTGAGTCTGGATCTTGAATTGGATTGGTCTCTGGTTGAGAGCAATGATACCTACAATTATATTGATTACTACGGTCGACCCGTCTCAATAAACAACCGCAACCTTAGCTTTGTAAAACTGATGCCCGGTATTACATGGCTTCCATTTATCGAGACCATGCATCCTTCCTTTCAAATTGGTAGCTTTATCTCAGCCGGACCAGTCTGGTCGCTGAATACTGCTGACGATCAGGACTTTATAGATAGATGGGGAAAGGTTGAGAGTGATTTTGCTCCTCTGTTTCGTGGGGGAGTCCACATACGTATCCTGACAGGGCAAGGAGGTTCATATACTTTCAGAATAGGTTATGACTATGCCTCTTTTGACAAGATCATTGACACCCGTCAGACATATAAGGGTCTTTTCCTCCAAGCTGGAATGGAGTTTCTCCACCGGTGATCACCGGTGAACAAGTTTTTCTGCCGGCATTTAAAAGCGGGCAAACTCACCTCAAATTAGAAGGTACCGAATTTCACCATCTCATCCGCGTTCGCCGTTTTGTTAGAGGTGATGAAATTTGGGTG comes from Candidatus Neomarinimicrobiota bacterium and encodes:
- a CDS encoding deoxynucleoside kinase, with the protein product MRNLYHIAIEGVIGVGKTSLAKRLSKHLDARLVLEEFEENPFLSNFYGDRRRYAFQTQLFFLLSRYRQFQDLRQTELFSKLLITDYMFQKDRLFAYLNLDENEMSLYDKIASMMEETITHPDLVIYLQADTDRLLYNIRKRGRDFESNINSDYIVALNQVYNEYFFRYKGSPLLIINATDIDFVNDEDDLSDLLETIRQPIEGTKFYNPIKR
- the folK gene encoding 2-amino-4-hydroxy-6-hydroxymethyldihydropteridine diphosphokinase; the protein is MTQVLVSIGSNKNNPQRQIELAFTRLQERFKNAIMSPLYLTEPVGGIPQDAFINAAIKLDTQLNAHELLHILMDIEHQAHRNRDTDIPNGPRNLDLDIILFGDEILSESDLEIPHPRFRVRRFVLEPMCDIAPEVIDPVSKNSISQLLAACADNNWVKDLEVELLAQ
- a CDS encoding ATP-binding protein, with the protein product MSKKQVFDHFLAIPSDLTQIERVQDFASNVLSRTDYPPETRQDIILALQEGVNNAIKHGNGNDSDHDVAIKMTLYDSHLELRIRDKGMGFDRDCLEDPTTPEQRMRCNGRGLLFMENYMDEICFVRTTGYHELKMIRYR